The genomic window CTGACATCTCTACCATAATAGAGACAAGCTCCCTATAAGGTAAAAGTCTACTATAATAACTACCACCTAAAAAGAACTGTTCCCTGTCAATAAGTGACTGCCTCATATCCTCTATTAGATTTATAGCATTCATTAGATTTATTGCTGCTTCCTGCAATTGACCTTTACCTTTGAGGGCTAATCCCAGTTGGATATAATACTCAATCTCCTTTTTTACTCCATCTCTTGGGGTGATTGGCGTTTCATTTAGAAGTTTGATCGCTTCATCATACCTTTTTGTTTTAATATATAATTCCACAAGACCTGTATGTAATAGCTTATTGGGTCTAACCGATGCTTCTAACCTCCGTCTCTCCAAGAAAACATCTTCAGCCTCCTTATACTTTTTCATTCTCAGGTATATGGCACCAAGGTTGTTCAATCTGATTTCTAAAGAATGGGGATTTTGTAACTTTCTTTCAATCTCCAATGATTCATTTATATATTTAAAAGCCTCTTTTAACTGCCCTCTTCTAAAATACTCCATGCCTATATTGTTCAATATATTACTAAGAACAGCAGGTCTAACCAATTTTCTCTCAATATCTAAGGCATTTTTATAATAATCAAAAGCTTTATCCAAATACCCCATTTTCCCGTAGAGATTTCCCATGTTATTGTTCAAAGAGGAAAGAAGTGGGAGATCGTTGATATTTTTTACATATTTCATAGATTCATTGTAGTACTCCAGTGCCTTTTCATATTTTGAAAGATCAGAATAAAGAGTACCTACATTGTTTAAAGTGGTTGCAAGCTCTTTAATGAGATTGTATCTTCTTTGTATCTTAATGGCCTCCTCGTATTGGGAGATAGCTCTTTCATATCTAAAAGTATCTACATAAGCATCCCCCATAGCCCTCAACACAATAGAAACCCCTTCATGATCATCATATTTTTTCGAAATCACAAGGGATTCTTCGAAATATTTCAGTGCATCATTGGGTTGACCTTTCAAAAGGTATGTAATACCAAGCTGAAATAAAGTAGCCCCAACAGATTGTTCATCTTTTTTTTCTCTGTAAAGCTTTATCGACTCATTAAAGCTTGTTATAGCCTCATTATACCTTCCGGTAGCACGGGCAGCTTTTCCCAACTCATGATAAACAATATCTAAAGTGTTTTTTAATCCCAAATCTGTGAATATCTTTTTAGATTCAGTAAGATATCTATACGCCTTTTCGTAATCCGATGATGATTTATAATACACCATTCCTGCCAGAAGAAGATTATCCGCAAGCCATTCCCTATTACCCCACCTTCTGTTTGTTTCTATAGCTTTTTCATAATAAAATATAGCTTTATCATATTCACCTAAATCATCATGAGTAGCACCAAGACCATTGTAATTAGCAGCCAAACATTCGTAATCCCCTGCACACATAGAAAGGGATTGTTGGTAGTATTGTAAGGCCTCCTTATACCTTTTTTCTTTGTATGCCTTATCTGCAAGCTCCCAAATTTTCCCGGCTTCTACCTTACAATATACCTGAGCTGTAGAAAAAAAGAACAACCCTAACAGGCAAAATACTACTTTTCTCATATCCATCATTATAATATATATTGAAACAAATTCAAGAAACTTTAAGGATTTGCTTTTAAACTGATAATAAAAATCTGGACAAAGTAACCAAAAGAATAGTTACTCCATCCAGAGATAGATACCATACATTTCTAGCCTTCACATGTCTCTGGCGCTTTACTATCTAATGAATGCTCCAAAAGATATTGATGGATATTTCTTAAATCCTCTTCCGTAAGTTTAGCTTTTTCAAGCTCATTGTTCTTGTGAATCTTTCTTAACCTATCAAAATTGTTTGTGAAATAAGAGTCCCACTTACTAGCAGTATAGCTATTTGGTACTATGCCATCTTTTTTATGGCACATCTGATAGCAGTTTTTACGAAATTTTCTTCTACCATCTCTTGTATTAGCCGCAAAAAGGGAAGTAACAAAGGCTATCAGCAACAAAATAGCTACAAAAAAATAAAATTTCCTCATAAAAACCTCCATATCTGGATAAATAAACCTATGTTAAATATATCGCTTTTTAAATTAAAAATCAATAAAAATTTATAAATATATTGAAAAAAAATTATAAATGATTTAGAAGGATACCATGAATATTCGTGCTTTTAGATTACAGGATGACATACTAAACGAAAAGCAAAAATCCTTCATCCTTGATCTTACCAATAGGTATAACAGTAAAACCTCTAAATCCAAACGTTATGTTTCCCAAAACAGATACCACCTCTGTGATTGGATAAATTCCCTTGGATTTAAATTAAGCTTAAAAGAGATGATTTATCCCATCATCTCCCAATCATCAGAAGGAGCCTATTTCATAGATATAGATGGTAATAGATATATAGATATCGCAATGGGTTATGGGGTATGTTTTCATGGACATAAACCAAAGTTTGTGGTAGATGCCATAAAAGAACGATTGGAAAGGGGATTTGAGCTTGGCCCTCAAACAGTAGAGACCGGTGAAGCAGCCTATCTCATCCACAAACTCACTGGGGTTGAAAGGGTCACCTTCTGTGGAACAGGCTCAGAAGCTGTAATGTTTGCCTTAAGGATTGCCAGAGCCTATACAAAAAAAGATAAAGTAGTGATTTTTGCTAACTCTTTTCACGGTACTTTTGATGGCATTCTGGGGAAAACAGATGGAGAAAGCACAACTGCCATATCACCAGGTACCCCTCAGGGGATGATAAAAGATATCGTCGTTTTGGAATACGGATCAGAAAAAGCCCTTGACTATATAAGAAAAAATGCCCATAGCTTAGCAGCTGTAATGGTTGAACCTGTGCAGACCCGAAACCCATCTTTAAGACCAATAGGTTTTTTAAAAGAATTAAGAAGTCTTGCTAATCAACATTGTTTTGTATTGATCTTTGACGAAACAGTTACAGGTTTTAGGGTACACAGTGGTGGAGTACAAAAAGCTTTTAATATAAACGCCGATTTGGTGATATACGGTAAAGCATTAGGTGGTGGGCTACCGATAAGCGCTGTCTGTGGTAGAGCTGATATCATGAAGGTTGTTGACGGTGGCTATTATCAGTTTGGTGATCTATCCCATCCAGACCCTTATGTGATCTTTTTTGCAGGAACATATTTCAAACATCCATTATCTATAGTATCTACCCTTGCTTCGTTAAAAGAGATATACAAAAACAATAATAGGTTACAAAACTACACCAACAAGCTCACAAAAAAACTTGTAAGTAAATTAAACGATATGTTCCAAAAGAAAAAGGTACCTATTGTAGTTCATCACTATTCATCCTTTTTTCGCTTTTTTACTGTGGACCCATATCCATTTACCAGCGATCCCATTGAACTTGAGATCTTCTTTCTACTTATGATCTTAAAAGGTGTTTATACTTGGGAGAGAAGAATATGTTATCTCTCAACAGCCCACACAGAGGAAGATATATCATCGGTAATCAAGCACGCTGAAACATCTATTGATGAGATGAGAGATGGTGGTTTTGAGTTTACCACCTGATCATTCGATTATTCTTGCCTTTCCATTTTCAAAAATAACTGCCGCAGAAAGATAAAAAATTTCACCCTTTTTAAACACCCCATTATCCAGCAAGAAATGGTAAATATCCTCGCTCCGAGCTCCAGAAGAACAATAAAATATTATTTTTCTATCCCTCGGTAGTTTATGATAGTTTCCAATAATAAAACCATACGGAAAGTTTACAGCTCCTCTAATATGGGCCGAATGATATTTAGTTGGATCATTAAGATCCACTAAAAGGTACTTATCCCCTCCATGTTTTATTAGATCTATGAAGTCTGCTTTTCTTAATTTTCCATCATCAGGTTTTTCTTCTATGATAATATTGTTTTTCCTTATCCACTCTTCTAACCCACCACTAAATAGATAAACG from Calditerrivibrio sp. includes these protein-coding regions:
- a CDS encoding aminotransferase class III-fold pyridoxal phosphate-dependent enzyme, translated to MNIRAFRLQDDILNEKQKSFILDLTNRYNSKTSKSKRYVSQNRYHLCDWINSLGFKLSLKEMIYPIISQSSEGAYFIDIDGNRYIDIAMGYGVCFHGHKPKFVVDAIKERLERGFELGPQTVETGEAAYLIHKLTGVERVTFCGTGSEAVMFALRIARAYTKKDKVVIFANSFHGTFDGILGKTDGESTTAISPGTPQGMIKDIVVLEYGSEKALDYIRKNAHSLAAVMVEPVQTRNPSLRPIGFLKELRSLANQHCFVLIFDETVTGFRVHSGGVQKAFNINADLVIYGKALGGGLPISAVCGRADIMKVVDGGYYQFGDLSHPDPYVIFFAGTYFKHPLSIVSTLASLKEIYKNNNRLQNYTNKLTKKLVSKLNDMFQKKKVPIVVHHYSSFFRFFTVDPYPFTSDPIELEIFFLLMILKGVYTWERRICYLSTAHTEEDISSVIKHAETSIDEMRDGGFEFTT
- a CDS encoding rhodanese-like domain-containing protein; translation: MLWWKRKEVVPIEIDYNELLELRKKEHCLVDSRGRSSFAKFHIDGAINIPDDEFSELMHFLPTSYDIPLIFYCKNPHCVLSPNSARKAISLGYKNVYLFSGGLEEWIRKNNIIIEEKPDDGKLRKADFIDLIKHGGDKYLLVDLNDPTKYHSAHIRGAVNFPYGFIIGNYHKLPRDRKIIFYCSSGARSEDIYHFLLDNGVFKKGEIFYLSAAVIFENGKARIIE